Proteins encoded together in one Impatiens glandulifera chromosome 1, dImpGla2.1, whole genome shotgun sequence window:
- the LOC124920203 gene encoding FCS-Like Zinc finger 8-like: MADHHNSLSQIHFTKSVSSFSGSPRFFNGFLTRSLSDTETMSPVSILDTKPFSNSSSNPSFGTIFSTLSVKLPKNSPVNKQSWEEFGTRGIGLVLDDLIADEKNSENISSPKSSSTGKILFGSKLKIQIPLLAVSPSQSPKSPADFGIKSNRDFSMSPLSVNSPKTLSRYPSFSEMELSEDYTCVITHGPNPRTTHIFDNCIVESCPNVVGSKRDQQCCLNRGEKGSCSCQDTIFDDENVEFGSSF; this comes from the exons ATGGCAGACCATCATAACTCACTCTCCCAAATTCATTTCACCAAATCTGTTTCGTCATTCTCTGGATCACCGAGGTTTTTCAATGGGTTTCTAACAAGGAGTTTATCAGATACTGAAACAATGAGTCCAGTTTCAATTCTCGATACAAAACCATTCTCAAACTCTTCTTCAAACCCATCATTTGGTACTATTTTCAGTACCCTCTCTGTTAAACTCCCGAAGAATTCTCCTGTAAATAAACAATCTTGGGAAGAATTCGGTACTAGAGGGATTGGTCTCGTTCTTGATGACTTGATAGCCGATGAGAAGAATTCTGAAAACATTTCTTCTCCAAAATCAAGTAGTACCGGTAAGATCCTGTTTGGATCAAAGCTTAAGATTCAAATTCCACTTCTTGCTGTTTCTCCTAGTCAATCACCAAAATCTCCTGCTGATTTTGGGATCAAGAGTAACCGAGATTTTTCAATGAGCCCTTTATCAGTCAACTCTCCTAAGACTCTTTCAAGATATCCATCTTTTAGTGAGATGGAATTATCAGAGGATTATACTTGTGTCATCACTCATGGACCTAATCCAAGAACCACTCATATCTTTGATAACTGCATTGTGGAGAGCTGTCCTAATGTAGTTGGATCGAAAAGGGACCAACAATGTTGTCTGAATCG AGGTGAGAAAGGCTCGTGCAGTTGCCAAGACACGATCTTTGATGATGAGAATGTGGAGTTTGGAAGTTCTTTTTAG
- the LOC124911593 gene encoding vicilin Jug r 6.0101-like, whose translation MPMASKSRLSPFVFFFIFLALATTLAIAKEDPELQQCREKCQYQRGFDQQQKERCVSQCEDYSRHKHGGSSHDDLLWGKQKSPAEKLSECRQTCERKTDQQRHDCRDQCWEDYKRQEKKHAGGSSDAEEFNVIHPTREPEKRYKECIEQCKSKEGRDIELCHIRCDKQRRKEAGSKHENPTHRGEEEEEEGEGKERERNPYVFEDQHFQTKFETEHGRVRLLQNFAERSKLLVGLVNHRVSILEANPSTFIAPYHTDADGLFFVAEGKATISLVREDKRESFNLKRGDIIRIPSGTTVYMINRARNQKLVVVKLYQPVSTPGHYESFTGPGGKDPESFFNVFSPELLESAFNVKREKIQRLFEKQNQGVIVKASEQQIKAMSQHESGGGIWPFGGESKGPFNLFEKAYASQSKSNQYGQLFEVAADDNKDLRELNVGVSFANITKGSMTAPFYNSKATKIVLVIRGEGYFEMACPHLSKSGQQQQQQQHYERVKGQLRKGVLYVVPAGHPVITVSHGSQNLELLCLDVNGLQNEKYTLAGRRNIIRQLEKTALELSFGGVQEKEIREVFESQSEEFFFKGPSQSQQMQQEDGFAAE comes from the exons ATGCCAATGGCATCTAAATCAAGGCTATCCCcctttgttttcttcttcatcttcctgGCGCTAGCTACTACTCTAGCTATAGCCAAGGAAGACCCTGAGCTGCAGCAGTGCAGAGAGAAGTGCCAATACCAAAGGGGTTTTGACCAGCAGCAGAAGGAACGGTGTGTAAGCCAATGTGAAGATTACAGCAGACACAAACACGGTGGTAGTAGCCATGATGACTTGTTGTGGGGGAAACAGAAAAGCCCAGCGGAGAAGCTGAGCGAGTGTCGTCAAACATGCGAGAGAAAAACTGATCAACAACGTCATGATTGCAGAGACCAGTGCTGGGAGGATTACAAGCGACAGGAAAAGAAACATGCCGGCGGCAGCAGCGATGCAGAAGAGTTTAATGTAATTCATCCCACAAGGGAACCCGAAAAAAG GTACAAGGAGTGTATCGAACAGTGCAAAAGTAAGGAGGGGAGAGACATAGAACTGTGCCATATCCGGTGCGATAAGCAGAGGAGGAAAGAGGCCGGGAGCAAACATGAGAACCCAACTCACCGAggagaggaagaggaagaagaaggagaaggaaaAGAGAGGGAGAGGAATCCATACGTGTTCGAAGATCAACACTTTCAGACCAAGTTCGAGACAGAGCATGGAAGAGTTAGGCTTCTTCAAAACTTTGCAGAAAGGTCAAAGCTACTCGTCGGCCTCGTCAACCATCGCGTCTCCATCCTCGAAGCGAATCCCAGCACTTTCATAGCTCCATACCATACTGATGCCGACGGCCTCTTCTTCGTGGCCGAGGGTAAAGCAACTATAAGCTTGGTTCGTGAGGACAAAAGGGAGAGTTTCAATCTGAAGAGGGGAGATATCATCCGAATCCCGTCCGGTACAACAGTCTACATGATAAACAGAGCTAGAAACCAGAAACTCGTTGTGGTGAAGCTTTACCAGCCCGTCTCAACCCCAGGCCATTACGAGTCATTCACCGGTCCCGGAGGTAAAGATCCCGAATCCTTTTTCAACGTTTTCAGTCCAGAACTGCTCGAGTCTGCTTTCAACGTTAAGAGGGAGAAAATTCAGAGGCTGTTTGAAAAACAGAACCAAGGAGTGATCGTGAAAGCTTCTGAACAGCAGATTAAAGCCATGTCACAGCACGAGTCAGGTGGTGGAATCTGGCCATTCGGAGGCGAATCGAAGGGTCCTTTCAATCTGTTCGAGAAGGCTTACGCCTCTcaatctaaatcaaaccaatATGGACAGTTGTTTGAGGTTGCTGCCGATGACAACAAAGACTTGCGCGAACTGAACGTTGGCGTATCCTTTGCCAACATCACCAAAGGATCGATGACAGCCCCATTCTACAATTCCAAGGCCACAAAGATAGTCTTAGTGATCCGTGGTGAAGGTTATTTCGAAATGGCATGCCCTCACTTGTCCAAATCTGGacagcaacaacaacaacaacagcacTACGAAAGAGTGAAAGGGCAGTTGCGAAAAGGCGTCCTCTATGTAGTACCTGCCGGACATCCTGTCATCACGGTTAGTCATGGCAGTCAGAACCTGGAACTTCTCTGCCTCGATGTAAACGGCTTGCAGAACGAGAAATATACATTAGCTGGGCGGAGGAATATAATAAGGCAGCTGGAGAAGACTGCGTTGGAGTTGTCTTTCGGCGGGGTACAGGAGAAAGAAATCAGGGAAGTGTTCGAGAGCCAATCCGAAGAGTTTTTCTTCAAGGGACCATCTCAATCTCAGCAGATGCAGCAGGAAGATGGTTTTGCTGCTGAATGA